The nucleotide window GGATGAAGAGATATCAATTTCTGAGTATGAGGGTGAGCGTGCCATCCTCTGGACATCGTTCTACACGAACTGCCCGGACGGGGTGTGTCCCGCGCTCATCCTCCGACTTCGTCGCGCACAAGAAGCTGCTACCGGAAATGGATACGGCGATGAGGCAGTATTCCTCGCACAAACGTTCGACCCCGAGCGCGACACCGCCGAAACCCTCCGTGAGTACGCCGGCCAGCAAGGAGTAAACCTCGATGCGAACAATTGGCACTTCCTCCGCCCGGAAAGCTACGAACGAGGTCAGGAACTGTTAGACGAGCATTTTGGGCTCAAGATTGAGAAGGCGTCAGCCGATCAGTACGAGAATCTTGAGTACCAATTCCCGCACTATGGGCTGATCCTCCTCATAAATAAGCAGGGGATCGTCGAGCGTGCGTACCCGAGAGGACCGCAAACGGACATCGAACGACTCGTGAACGATGTCGAACAGATCACCACCGGATAAAACGTCGTCACCTCCTCGCCGGACTCACCAGCACGGGCGCGCTTGAAAGCGTCGGTCGCGTTGTATCTGGGAACGTATCACCGTCTTCTCTACACCACAAGTGCGTTTGAGGAGTACATTTTGCCCGCTATTCGGCAGTGATGGTCACATCCTCCATTCCACCCATAAGGCCGCCAAAGGCCGTCTCATATCCCTCGTGTCTCGCGGTCTGTGGCTGGGCGGTTGTTTGTAACAGGAGCTTGTCGCCTGGCTCAACACCAGTAACAACTGCGCCGTAGTGATAGTTCAGATCCGGATCGAGCGTCCGCACAAATTCACCCTCGTAAACTGTCTCGCCTCCCCTCGAAAGCGTTCCTTCCAGTCCCATCGCAGGGAGAATCATTCGATTGTACCGGGACCGTGCGGACACGGCGACGTACTGCCCGTCACGATCAATACCAGCTGGCGGCGTATCAAGGACGGTCACAACGAACTTCGCGTCGTTGCTCATCCCGGAGCCGATGACCCTGCCTGGGAAATCGTTTTCGGCCGGCGCTGTCGAACTGGGCATCATTTCCATCTCCATCGGGTCAACAGCCCCAGGGGTTCCGGACTCGTCTTCCACCTGCTTGACCATGATTTCCTCTTTCGCCTGCTGGCTGTACTCAAACGGGATTTCGACGGTCGTTGGCTCGGAGAATCGCCCTTGAAATGCTCCTGACCGGCGCGTAGGGAGAGCGCCGACGCTCAGACGGACTGTGTATTCCCCGTCTCCATCCAGTCCGAAGTTTGCTCCGTAGTGAAATCCCATCGGCTGTGAGAGCATCGGATAAATAGCTTCTTGCGAGACCAGCGAGTCGTCTCGGTATATCTCGACTGAGAGTCCGGTTTCCGGAAGCACCGTCATCGTCTCAGGGTCCCATACAGTCGCCATCAGATGAACGTCGTCATCGTTCTGAATTTCGGTCTTCGAAACTGAGTCGCCGTTGACGTTCCAGAAGCGGTGGGCGTAGCTATACATCAGCCCGAACGCGTAGTCGCCCTGCTTGCCCATTCCGGACATCTCCATTCCCTCAATGTGACTTGGGACGTAGATCGCATCCGGCCGATCTTCCGGGACTGACGGTTCCCCCGTCGCCGGCACTTCGAACAGTCCTGTACAGCCGGCGAGAGCAGTTGATCCGGTGAGAACGGCACCAGCCCGGAGAAACGCACGTCGATTCATATCTGATGTTGAGGCCCGTACAGAAAGACGATTGTGGTTCGGTCATCGAATCGTTTTCGGGGTTTTCAATACCCAAGACTACGATTCAGGTTGTGGCGTCGGCACCTCCCGATGTCGACGAGGCGGAACGAGAAAGTTCCCGCGACGGCGGACAAAAATGTATTCGAGAATACCGTTGTTGACACGTTGTCGGATTGCCGGCGTCACTTTGGTAAGATCTGTGCCGTTCATCGCCCGACGGACGTCCTCAAAGTCGGTGATACGGCGCTGGAGCGAAGGAAAGTGGAGGCTCGCTACCTTCTGGTCGGACCCGATATCGTCTGTCGACTCGAAGTGTCGGCGGAAGAGCTTCACGTTCCCGTCTGCGTCGCGGTTCGCACGGGCAGCCTTCTGCGCGTGGCCAACGCGGTTGTGCGTTTTCGCATCTGATTCGATATCGCCAATAAACTGATCAATACCGCTATCAGAGCCGAGGTTCGATCCGACACCCTTGACAAGATCCTTGTCGGCGTGACCAGGGCTGAACATCTCCGTTACTCGTTCCTCGAAGGACTGCTCGTCGTACCAGTCGTCAAGTCGCTGACGAAGGTTGGCGATAACTTTCGTCGTTGCGCCCGCGAATGGACCGTTTTGAATAGTGACATAGTCC belongs to Halorubrum sp. DM2 and includes:
- a CDS encoding SCO family protein, with amino-acid sequence GTAGCLGVLGNEGAEGTVLGPPEQDLSEAVHPSYGDEMPHFTVPDPITDEEISISEYEGERAILWTSFYTNCPDGVCPALILRLRRAQEAATGNGYGDEAVFLAQTFDPERDTAETLREYAGQQGVNLDANNWHFLRPESYERGQELLDEHFGLKIEKASADQYENLEYQFPHYGLILLINKQGIVERAYPRGPQTDIERLVNDVEQITTG
- a CDS encoding iron transporter, which encodes MNRRAFLRAGAVLTGSTALAGCTGLFEVPATGEPSVPEDRPDAIYVPSHIEGMEMSGMGKQGDYAFGLMYSYAHRFWNVNGDSVSKTEIQNDDDVHLMATVWDPETMTVLPETGLSVEIYRDDSLVSQEAIYPMLSQPMGFHYGANFGLDGDGEYTVRLSVGALPTRRSGAFQGRFSEPTTVEIPFEYSQQAKEEIMVKQVEDESGTPGAVDPMEMEMMPSSTAPAENDFPGRVIGSGMSNDAKFVVTVLDTPPAGIDRDGQYVAVSARSRYNRMILPAMGLEGTLSRGGETVYEGEFVRTLDPDLNYHYGAVVTGVEPGDKLLLQTTAQPQTARHEGYETAFGGLMGGMEDVTITAE